A genomic window from Cricetulus griseus strain 17A/GY chromosome 4, alternate assembly CriGri-PICRH-1.0, whole genome shotgun sequence includes:
- the LOC100752116 gene encoding histone H3.3C-like → MHELYTARAVFCHERIVSLSQGAITPHSSLDPIFTVLEKLMGSPNKDQCLDHQNPQKCKVGPVAAYNSNAENEKTETLEQAGQPDQPIAEGEAGKVRRCSYHGCTKQTARKSTGGKAPRKQLATKADRKSAPSTGGVKKPRCYRPGTVALREIRRYQKSTELLIHKLPFQRLVREIAQDFKTDLCFQSAAIGALQEASEAYLVVLSEDTNLCALQAKRVTIMPKDVQLARRICGVRA, encoded by the exons ATGCATGAATTGTATACTGCCCGAGCTGTCTTCTGCCACGAAAGAATTGTGAGCCTCTCCCAGGGGGCGATAACGCCACACTCATCATTGGATCCCATTTTTACAGTGTTGGAGAAGCTGATGGGCTCG CCCAATAAGGACCAATGTTTGGACCaccagaacccacaaaaatgcAAAGTGGGTCCTGTGGCTGCCTATAATTCCaatgctgaaaatgaaaagacagaaaccctagagcaagctggccagcCAGACCAGCCTATTG CCGAAGGAGAAGCGGGGAAAGTAAGGAGGTGCTCTTACCATGGCTGTACAAAGCAGACTGCCCGCAAATCCACCGGTGGTAAAGCACCCAGGAAACAACTGGCTACAAAAGCCGATCGCAAGAGTGCGCCCTCTACTGGAGGTGTGAAAAAACCTCGTTGTTACAGGCCTGGTACTGTGGCACTCCGTGAAATCAGACGCTATCAGAAATCCACTGAACTTCTGATTCACAAGCTCCCCTTCCAGCGACTGGTTCGAGAAATTGCTCAGGACTTCAAAACAGATCTGTGCTTCCAGAGTGCAGCTATTGGTGCTTTGCAGGAGGCAAGTGAGGCCTATCTGGTTGTCCTTTCGGAAGATACCAACCTGTGTGCTCTCCAAGCCAAACGTGTAACAATTATGCCAAAAGATGTCCAGCTAGCACGCCGCATATGCGGAGTACGCGCTTAA